The following are encoded in a window of Roseimicrobium gellanilyticum genomic DNA:
- a CDS encoding Z1 domain-containing protein: MPDIPPLETNGAFYPAFTGPKDYPPEQKSCIEETVGKLISTATTSDQPGMLLGKIQSGKTKTFMGIIALAFDNGFDVCVVLTKGTKALAKQTFERLDQEFAEFVSDNLLLVYDIMSLPKLSRWEQGRKLVFVVKKQSDNLDRLHAALVTDYPELGRKRVLIVDDEADFASIGYSRSSRDGMQLRKIAKQINDLRTALSQPSFLQVTATPYSLYLQPDEIQIRTEVFKPVRPAFTKLVPVHPAYVGGDVYFPEEDSEDSRPADFIHVEVSEKEMTVLKKKDRRVFDPRTDALTSKAITSFRRAIVTFITGAAIRQIQSRHAGVRPANYSFLVHTEAAKGSHAWQEELVEELMSQLVAAAGVEAPELLELIDAACDDLGQSILLAGHHLPAKEAVRAEVLTALRDEYLLITKVNSDEQVMDLLDRSGQLRLRAPMNIFIGGQILDRGITIANLIGFFYGRNPKRFQQDTVLQHSRMYGFRPREDVAVTRFYTAATTYDAMRRMQESDNALRRALEAPGDQSVIFIQKASDGTVVPCSPNKILLSNVATVRPHKRLLPVGFQSGYKTRISAVILRIDSILAGHWQASSPEAPFTVPLAVALEVVELAYSALEFEEPGYSSNKDELIGALAYLSQNSQEPSERGLVWVIWRGEREVVRIRPSGRFTNAPDSQHREGKIAREVATHIPALLMLRQQGREEQGQGWRGTPFYWPVVLTPGDTKTAIFANEVRPDALEGDEGAED, from the coding sequence ATGCCTGATATTCCTCCGCTCGAAACAAATGGTGCCTTCTATCCGGCGTTTACTGGTCCTAAGGACTATCCACCAGAGCAGAAGAGTTGCATCGAAGAAACGGTCGGCAAGCTCATCTCCACTGCTACTACCTCAGACCAGCCCGGCATGCTTCTTGGGAAGATTCAGAGCGGCAAGACCAAAACCTTTATGGGCATCATCGCCTTGGCCTTTGACAATGGCTTTGACGTCTGTGTCGTGCTCACAAAAGGCACGAAAGCGTTGGCTAAACAGACATTTGAGCGGCTGGATCAAGAGTTTGCTGAGTTCGTCTCAGACAACCTTCTTCTCGTGTATGACATCATGTCGTTGCCAAAGCTGTCCCGCTGGGAGCAAGGAAGGAAACTCGTCTTCGTGGTCAAAAAGCAGTCAGACAACCTTGACCGATTGCACGCCGCCCTTGTAACGGACTACCCAGAACTGGGTAGAAAGCGGGTTCTTATCGTCGATGATGAAGCTGACTTCGCGAGCATCGGCTACAGCCGTAGTAGCAGGGATGGCATGCAGTTGCGGAAAATCGCGAAGCAAATTAACGATCTGCGAACCGCTCTCTCTCAGCCGTCCTTTCTCCAAGTCACCGCAACTCCGTACTCCCTCTATCTTCAACCTGATGAGATCCAGATTCGCACGGAGGTTTTCAAACCCGTGCGTCCTGCCTTCACTAAGCTCGTTCCAGTGCATCCTGCTTACGTCGGTGGCGATGTTTATTTCCCCGAGGAAGATAGCGAGGATTCCCGGCCAGCCGACTTCATCCATGTAGAGGTTTCTGAGAAGGAGATGACGGTATTGAAAAAGAAGGATCGACGTGTCTTTGACCCGCGTACGGATGCTCTCACTTCCAAAGCCATCACCAGCTTTCGTCGCGCCATCGTCACTTTCATAACGGGTGCCGCTATCCGCCAGATCCAATCTCGCCATGCCGGAGTGAGGCCAGCGAACTACAGTTTCCTAGTACACACGGAAGCGGCCAAAGGCTCGCATGCATGGCAGGAGGAACTGGTCGAGGAGTTGATGTCTCAGTTAGTCGCTGCAGCTGGGGTTGAAGCTCCAGAACTGCTTGAATTGATTGATGCAGCTTGCGACGATCTAGGCCAGTCGATTCTTCTCGCGGGGCACCATCTTCCCGCGAAGGAGGCAGTTCGTGCTGAAGTGTTGACCGCGTTGCGGGACGAGTACCTCCTCATCACCAAAGTGAACTCTGATGAGCAGGTAATGGACTTGCTGGATCGCTCTGGCCAGCTTCGTCTTCGCGCGCCCATGAATATTTTCATCGGCGGACAGATTCTCGACCGCGGGATCACGATCGCCAATCTCATTGGCTTCTTCTACGGCAGAAACCCCAAGCGCTTCCAGCAGGACACAGTTCTACAGCATTCCCGGATGTATGGTTTCAGGCCGCGTGAGGATGTGGCAGTGACACGCTTCTACACCGCTGCCACCACCTACGATGCGATGCGACGCATGCAGGAAAGTGACAATGCGTTGCGCCGTGCTCTAGAGGCCCCGGGTGATCAGTCTGTCATCTTCATTCAGAAGGCTTCCGATGGCACAGTGGTTCCCTGTAGCCCCAATAAAATACTTCTCTCCAACGTAGCAACTGTCAGACCACACAAGCGTCTCTTGCCGGTCGGATTCCAGAGCGGTTACAAAACCCGTATTTCGGCAGTGATCCTGCGCATCGATTCCATACTCGCGGGGCATTGGCAGGCATCCAGTCCTGAGGCGCCGTTCACCGTGCCGCTCGCTGTTGCTCTGGAGGTTGTCGAGCTCGCATATTCCGCTTTGGAATTTGAGGAGCCAGGCTACTCCTCGAACAAAGATGAACTCATTGGCGCGCTCGCCTATCTCAGCCAGAACAGCCAGGAGCCCTCGGAACGGGGGCTGGTTTGGGTTATTTGGCGCGGTGAACGCGAGGTGGTTCGTATACGTCCCAGCGGCCGGTTCACCAATGCCCCTGACTCACAACACCGCGAGGGCAAGATTGCTCGGGAAGTCGCGACGCACATTCCTGCACTGTTGATGCTTCGGCAGCAAGGCCGCGAGGAACAAGGTCAAGGCTGGCGGGGCACACCATTCTATTGGCCAGTCGTCCTCACTCCTGGCGATACCAAGACGGCCATCTTCGCGAATGAGGTTCGTCCCGACGCCCTGGAGGGCGACGAGGGAGCCGAAGATTGA
- a CDS encoding Ada metal-binding domain-containing protein, whose amino-acid sequence MKIYRLTAPDGSIYESTVPGDLGGYSCERIYGQLDCWSARLALPKGYAQHRVFFADEAAAIAAGYRPCAKCMPVRYKVWKQGGELETANYPWKTLPKLAK is encoded by the coding sequence ATGAAAATCTATCGCCTCACAGCCCCCGATGGCAGCATCTATGAGAGCACCGTGCCAGGTGATCTTGGAGGCTACTCGTGCGAGCGAATTTACGGACAGCTCGACTGTTGGTCTGCTCGCTTGGCTCTTCCAAAAGGCTACGCCCAACATCGTGTATTCTTTGCGGACGAAGCTGCAGCAATCGCCGCAGGCTACCGCCCCTGTGCCAAATGCATGCCAGTGAGGTACAAAGTGTGGAAACAAGGTGGGGAGCTCGAAACTGCGAACTACCCCTGGAAGACCTTGCCGAAACTGGCCAAGTAA
- a CDS encoding site-specific DNA-methyltransferase, with protein MPTATPVTDFEHKDATRKLLPPAGTPPGERVKAEPKVKYAYDPHRTPELRFNERIVRCRELLEKATRTSLTRDEAAELGAYLESDQPWLEWAGKRELPDFAVEPVALHIHERVSAQAILRTVRREDAQRDFFAEPKLSAKEARAWYQHEVTWTNRLILGDSLQVMTSLARREGLAGKVQMVYFDPPYGIKFSSNWQNEVGKRDVKDKDEDLSREPEMIKAYRDTWALGVHSYLAYLKQRLLVARELLTESGSIFVQISDENLHRVRLVMDEVFGPENFCGQIVFSKTGLQATKLLPSVADFIIWYARDKARVRYRQLTQPKTPGEEGATGYTMLYDAATGFWRTMWKAERDDLSRIPKELHVFDSTPLVSDGGSEDSSKPFPAFGTDWRIAANNHWKTGHDGLARLLAADRIVQVGKRIEYRMMLADFGQTPRANIWLGLGERGFTGDKVYVVQTAAEAISRCLLMTTDPGDLVLDPTCGSGTTAFVAEQWGRRWITIDSSRVAAAIARQRLLTACFDTFNTKDPTGGVDPNQPLNPKHGFHYRTIPHVKLKSIAQNKGLDPIFARHEPILGNALVILNAALGGVTDKLREQLLEKLIVKVRTKGEKHTDADVRRWLLPETDPKLIRQRKGGPTANQVTQLRASIPPGTVWQEWEVPFDTDPDWPTALQEALVAYRKAWRAKMDEVNGCISANAEQEELVDQPEIIQGVVRVSGPFTVESVRPPENSPEVPFVESPIGGAPEELATFESPKEDADAYHPEGTATLAAANASSHIDRMLALLREDGITFLGNKHVKLARLDRVENTFIHAEGEFAQEDGREHRVAVVVGPEMGNVPSYLVEQAMRTAYKRGYDDLVVAGFGFDAMAQECIQDNNEDPNAEMRIHMALIRPDVQMGDLLKKTQVTAQIFTVFGQPRTRISSNGDEFTVHMEGVDIYDPVKNSIEATDARKVAAWFLDTDYDGKVFCICQAFFPDRLAWEKLSRALKGSIDEDVLARLSGTESLPFVAGARCTIAVKVIDPRGNEVMRVHRVKAN; from the coding sequence ATGCCAACCGCCACTCCCGTCACCGATTTCGAGCACAAGGATGCCACGCGCAAGTTGCTGCCTCCTGCCGGCACGCCTCCAGGCGAGAGGGTGAAGGCTGAGCCGAAGGTGAAATATGCGTATGATCCCCACCGGACTCCAGAACTGCGTTTCAACGAGCGCATCGTGCGCTGCCGGGAGTTGCTTGAGAAGGCCACGCGGACCTCATTGACCAGGGACGAGGCGGCGGAACTGGGGGCGTATTTGGAGAGCGATCAGCCGTGGCTGGAGTGGGCCGGGAAGCGGGAACTGCCGGATTTCGCTGTGGAGCCCGTGGCGTTGCACATCCATGAACGGGTCTCTGCGCAGGCGATTTTGCGCACGGTGCGGCGAGAGGATGCCCAGCGGGACTTCTTTGCTGAGCCGAAGCTCTCTGCCAAGGAGGCGCGAGCTTGGTACCAGCATGAGGTGACTTGGACGAACCGGCTCATTCTTGGCGACAGTCTTCAGGTGATGACTTCGCTTGCTCGGCGCGAGGGTCTTGCGGGGAAGGTGCAGATGGTCTACTTCGATCCTCCGTATGGCATCAAATTTTCTTCAAATTGGCAGAACGAGGTGGGCAAGCGGGATGTGAAGGACAAGGACGAGGATCTCAGTCGTGAGCCTGAGATGATCAAAGCTTATCGGGATACGTGGGCCCTCGGTGTCCACTCCTACCTCGCCTATTTGAAGCAACGTCTGTTAGTCGCGCGAGAACTCCTCACCGAGTCAGGCTCCATTTTCGTACAGATCTCGGACGAAAATCTGCACCGCGTCAGATTGGTGATGGACGAGGTATTCGGGCCGGAGAATTTTTGCGGGCAAATCGTATTCAGCAAAACCGGACTACAGGCTACCAAACTACTGCCTTCGGTGGCGGACTTCATTATTTGGTATGCGCGAGACAAAGCTCGCGTTCGCTATCGCCAACTTACTCAGCCAAAAACGCCAGGTGAGGAGGGCGCGACTGGCTACACAATGCTCTACGACGCGGCGACCGGGTTCTGGCGGACGATGTGGAAAGCCGAACGGGACGACCTTTCGCGAATTCCCAAAGAACTCCACGTGTTTGACAGCACACCGCTTGTTTCCGATGGCGGCTCGGAAGACAGTAGCAAACCTTTTCCGGCATTCGGAACAGATTGGCGAATCGCGGCAAACAACCATTGGAAAACCGGCCACGACGGACTGGCGCGACTGCTGGCAGCTGACCGCATTGTCCAAGTCGGGAAGCGCATCGAGTATCGGATGATGCTTGCCGATTTCGGCCAGACTCCGCGCGCCAATATCTGGCTCGGATTGGGTGAGCGCGGATTCACTGGCGACAAAGTTTATGTCGTCCAGACCGCTGCCGAAGCAATATCGCGTTGCCTTTTGATGACCACCGACCCTGGTGACCTTGTACTCGATCCGACATGCGGAAGTGGCACGACCGCATTCGTTGCTGAACAATGGGGTAGGCGGTGGATCACAATCGACAGCTCGCGCGTGGCCGCTGCCATTGCCCGTCAGCGCCTGCTCACAGCCTGTTTTGACACTTTCAATACGAAGGATCCGACCGGAGGAGTAGATCCAAACCAACCCTTGAATCCTAAGCACGGATTCCACTACAGGACGATTCCCCATGTAAAACTAAAGTCGATTGCGCAGAATAAGGGACTGGATCCCATTTTTGCTCGGCACGAGCCGATTCTCGGCAATGCACTCGTGATTCTAAATGCCGCTCTCGGAGGCGTCACAGATAAGCTCCGGGAACAACTGTTGGAGAAGCTCATTGTCAAGGTGCGCACCAAAGGCGAAAAACACACGGACGCCGATGTTCGCCGCTGGCTGCTTCCGGAGACTGACCCTAAGCTCATCCGGCAGCGAAAAGGCGGCCCCACTGCAAACCAAGTGACACAACTGCGGGCATCCATTCCCCCGGGCACCGTATGGCAAGAATGGGAAGTGCCGTTCGATACAGATCCCGATTGGCCTACCGCATTACAAGAAGCCCTTGTTGCGTACCGGAAAGCATGGCGGGCCAAGATGGATGAGGTGAACGGCTGCATCTCGGCCAACGCGGAGCAGGAAGAGCTGGTAGACCAGCCGGAAATTATACAAGGCGTGGTACGAGTGAGCGGCCCTTTCACGGTGGAGAGCGTTCGGCCGCCCGAAAACAGTCCCGAGGTTCCATTCGTAGAGAGCCCTATTGGCGGAGCGCCGGAGGAGCTAGCTACCTTTGAAAGCCCGAAGGAGGACGCGGATGCCTATCATCCGGAAGGAACGGCGACCTTGGCCGCCGCCAATGCCTCCAGCCACATCGACCGAATGCTTGCCCTTCTGCGAGAGGACGGCATCACCTTCTTGGGAAACAAGCACGTGAAGCTGGCACGACTGGACCGCGTTGAGAATACATTCATTCATGCTGAAGGTGAGTTTGCCCAAGAGGATGGCAGGGAACACCGGGTAGCTGTTGTCGTCGGGCCGGAGATGGGGAACGTGCCCAGCTACTTGGTGGAGCAGGCCATGCGTACCGCCTACAAGCGTGGATATGATGACCTCGTGGTGGCCGGCTTTGGCTTCGACGCCATGGCGCAGGAGTGCATCCAGGATAATAACGAGGATCCGAATGCAGAGATGCGTATCCACATGGCGCTCATACGACCGGATGTGCAGATGGGCGATCTCTTGAAAAAGACCCAAGTTACGGCACAGATCTTTACCGTCTTTGGGCAGCCCCGTACGAGGATATCGTCCAATGGTGACGAATTTACCGTGCACATGGAAGGAGTTGACATTTACGACCCTGTGAAGAACAGCATTGAGGCCACGGATGCGAGGAAGGTCGCCGCATGGTTCTTGGACACAGACTACGACGGCAAGGTTTTCTGTATTTGTCAGGCGTTTTTTCCTGATCGGTTGGCATGGGAGAAGTTGAGTCGGGCTTTGAAAGGCAGCATCGACGAAGATGTGTTGGCTCGCCTTTCCGGGACGGAAAGCCTTCCTTTTGTTGCCGGAGCCCGCTGCACTATTGCGGTGAAAGTCATCGATCCCCGAGGCAATGAAGTGATGCGTGTGCATCGGGTGAA
- a CDS encoding tyrosine-type recombinase/integrase has translation MATVRRVPKSPYWIAKYRDGDVIKFRTTKQKSRSKALEMALGWERLAKLANEGELTKARSLDFVNELLERVGQGPVQKQSTKEFAKEWIERGLKTATTRKRYDAVINGFLKFLGEKRAKASIGSITAEEIERFRDLEAERKSASTADFSHKVIRAMMEKAKRTNQRSDNPADAINKLGVEQQRRKAFTVEQLSQLYSAASTEWKGMILLGAYAGIRLNDAANLRWEQFDLSKQTVTFLPSKTALRKREAVELALHPVIVNYLKALPKPAKIKAAIFESLAGRASGSAGGLSNQFAALLSTTGLRPEMKPDEGAKDPSSRKRSFNELGFHSTRHFFITRMANADVPLDVRKALSGHSTDSAHARYVSLELDTQKRAIAKLPMVELAGLSPS, from the coding sequence ATGGCCACCGTTCGACGCGTTCCGAAGTCACCTTACTGGATTGCCAAGTATCGTGATGGAGATGTTATCAAGTTCCGCACGACCAAGCAGAAGTCGCGTTCCAAAGCCCTTGAAATGGCCTTGGGATGGGAGCGCCTGGCCAAGCTCGCCAATGAGGGTGAATTGACGAAGGCTCGTAGCCTGGACTTCGTGAATGAGCTGCTGGAGAGGGTGGGGCAGGGACCGGTACAAAAACAGTCCACGAAGGAATTTGCGAAGGAGTGGATTGAGCGAGGGCTGAAGACTGCCACCACTCGAAAGAGGTACGACGCTGTCATCAATGGGTTCTTGAAGTTCTTGGGTGAGAAGCGAGCCAAGGCATCCATCGGCAGCATCACCGCTGAGGAGATTGAGCGGTTCCGGGACTTGGAAGCTGAGCGGAAGAGCGCGAGCACAGCCGATTTCAGCCACAAGGTGATTCGTGCGATGATGGAGAAGGCCAAGCGTACGAATCAACGCTCGGACAACCCTGCAGATGCTATCAACAAGCTGGGTGTGGAACAGCAGAGGAGGAAGGCGTTCACGGTAGAGCAGCTCTCCCAGCTCTATTCTGCAGCGAGCACCGAGTGGAAGGGGATGATTCTGCTGGGTGCCTACGCTGGCATTCGACTAAATGATGCTGCCAACCTGCGGTGGGAGCAGTTCGACCTATCCAAGCAAACCGTCACGTTTTTGCCTTCCAAGACGGCGCTGCGTAAACGAGAAGCCGTGGAGCTGGCGTTGCACCCTGTGATCGTGAACTACCTCAAGGCTCTTCCGAAGCCTGCGAAGATCAAGGCGGCTATTTTTGAGTCCTTGGCTGGGCGTGCCTCGGGAAGCGCCGGCGGCTTGAGCAACCAGTTCGCAGCACTCCTTTCGACGACTGGGCTCCGGCCCGAAATGAAACCCGATGAAGGCGCCAAGGACCCGTCTTCGCGTAAAAGGTCGTTCAACGAACTGGGCTTCCACAGCACCCGGCATTTCTTCATCACCAGGATGGCCAATGCGGATGTTCCTCTCGACGTGAGAAAGGCGCTGTCGGGACATTCCACAGATTCTGCCCACGCTCGGTACGTCAGCCTGGAACTCGATACCCAGAAGCGAGCCATTGCGAAGCTGCCCATGGTAGAGTTGGCTGGCCTGTCTCCATCATGA
- a CDS encoding helix-turn-helix domain-containing protein → MSDGADLPIIEGRGSRNRPVAKHKSQVPDGGRRARKFRNFIDPNVRELRKRLGLTQEQLAARLQLAGLSHLDRVAVAKVESQIRSVYDFELILLADVLQIEHGDLLSVRRTAVKAALRKLVGTKIEAACASTAMLDSIHFPGPRELPDPSVTWALWEEPNDF, encoded by the coding sequence ATGTCCGACGGAGCAGATTTGCCAATCATTGAGGGTAGGGGTTCACGCAATCGACCCGTGGCTAAACACAAAAGTCAAGTTCCCGACGGGGGACGCAGGGCGCGGAAATTCCGCAACTTCATCGACCCGAACGTCCGCGAGCTTCGGAAGCGCTTGGGGCTTACGCAGGAGCAGTTGGCAGCGCGCCTTCAACTCGCCGGGCTGAGCCACCTCGACCGGGTGGCCGTAGCAAAGGTGGAGTCACAAATCCGATCGGTCTATGACTTCGAGCTCATCCTCCTGGCGGATGTGCTTCAAATCGAGCACGGCGACCTTCTCTCTGTACGTCGGACAGCAGTGAAAGCGGCCCTTCGAAAGTTGGTGGGAACAAAGATTGAAGCTGCTTGTGCCAGCACAGCTATGCTCGATAGCATTCACTTTCCAGGCCCGAGGGAACTGCCAGATCCATCGGTTACCTGGGCGCTCTGGGAAGAGCCCAATGATTTCTAG